The following are from one region of the Siniperca chuatsi isolate FFG_IHB_CAS linkage group LG13, ASM2008510v1, whole genome shotgun sequence genome:
- the LOC122886792 gene encoding zona pellucida sperm-binding protein 3-like: protein MMAFFWQCALLLSLAAAMSAYADMRLDCRPDFVTLVWTESRSLANTSLFRLGNCYPTSSSPREAVFSVALDNCHFRRLVTGNQLMYTNDLTYSSPPDSNVLPFTRPVVCAYERPKDWYPLTYYPAFNTYGESDLVFHIGLMNGDFSGPAESTSFPLGSLIPIMASVAQRSHQPLLLLLDECVATTTPELHPESSIYPIITNKGCLVDSKISRSKFEPRQKSSEIQLSLQAFRFALGEEVFINCRLLAWDPASLDTTKKACHYVKEHRWELLDNPAYSNLCDCCESSCKSRRMRSVESGKHAMVQKAVLGPLTITDVNS, encoded by the exons ATGATGGCTTTCTTTTGGCAATGTGCACTGCTTTTGAGCCTGGCAGCGGCCATGTCAGCGTATGCAG ACATGAGGCTAGACTGTAGGCCTGATTTTGTGACGCTGGTGTGGACAGAGAGCAGATCCCTGGCTAATACCTCCCTCTTTCGTCTGGGTAACTGTTACCCCACCAGCTCCTCGCCCAGGGAGGCTGTTTTCAGTGTGGCTCTCGATAACTGTCACTTCAGGAGACTG GTTACTGGGAATCAGCTGATGTACACCAATGATCTGACCTACAGTTCCCCTCCTGACTCTAATGTTCTCCCGTTTACTCGCCCAGTTGTCTGTGCATATGAGAG GCCCAAAGACTGGTACCCTCTGACTTATTACCCAGCGTTTAATACATATGGTGAAAGTGATCTAGTGTTCCACATTGGACTTATGAATG GTGACTTCTCAGGCCCCGCGGAATCTACTAGTTTTCCTCTGGGCTCTCTTATCCCGATCATGGCTAGTGTGGCGCAGAGGAGCCATCAGCCCTTGCTGCTGCTTCTGGATGAATGTGTAGCGACTACCACACCAGAGCTGCACCCTGAAAGCAGCATATACCCGATAATCACCAATAAGGG ATGTCTAGTGGACAGTAAGATCTCGCGCTCAAAATTCGAGCCAAGGCAAAAATCATCAGAGATCCAACTATCCCTTCAAGCCTTTAGGTTTGCTCTCGGAGAAGAG GTGTTTATCAACTGCAGACTTCTGGCTTGGGATCCCGCCAGTCTTGACACAACCAAGAAAGCCTGCCACTATGTTAAAGAGCATCG TTGGGAGCTGCTGGACAACCCTGCCTATAGCAATCTTTGTGACTGCTGTGAATCCAGCTGCAAGTCCAGGAGGATGAGGAGTGTAGAATCAG GGAAGCATGCAATGGTACAAAAAGCAGTCCTTGGACCACTTACCATCACTGATGTGAATTCCTGA
- the zp3f.2 gene encoding zona pellucida glycoprotein 3f, tandem duplicate 2, with amino-acid sequence MVTQLYLGVIIVAVFATTVANADIKVVCTKDSVRITWRISAELVPHAARLFLGNCMASHFNIKPTGEGEAQFSYPLSDCKFKRLMKGNNVFYKNELTYRPYSKPKPAAFVHPIECVYKRPEGWVSPLPNPGSGVSEGRGRLVFHMALLNEQLTSVAKTNVIPLGSFMPIWAAVEQKSHQPLLLLMEECVAATTPELQPGSQVYPIISNKGCLLESMRGNALFLPRYHSSAVILYQQSFKFGLGDEVYIHCKLVAWDPEALDESNKACHYVKENARWELLDDPFQSSLCSCCDSTCKSRSKRGVESHSFSPNSVLGPLIIVDPSDSKAQNTSEVSVTAANSPV; translated from the exons ATGGTGACTCAGCTCTACCTAGGTGTGATAATCGTGGCAGTTTTTGCAACGACTGTTGCTAATGCAG ATATCAAAGTAGTCTGTACAAAAGACTCGGTAAGAATAACATGGAGGATCAGTGCGGAGTTGGTGCCACATGCAGCTCGTCTCTTCCTTGGAAACTGCATGGCGTCTCATTTCAATATTAAGCCCACGGGAGAGGGGGAAGCGCAGTTCAGCTACCCATTGTCTGACTGCAAATTTAAAAGACTG atgAAAGGAAACAATGTCTTCTATAAAAATGAACTGACTTACAGGCCATATTCAAAGCCCAAACCTGCAGCCTTTGTGCATCCCATCGAGTGTGTTTATAAAAG ACCTGAGGGGTGGGTTTCCCCTCTCCCGAACCCTGGATCAGGTGTTTCTGAAGGTCGAGGCAGGCTGGTCTTCCACATGGCACTCCTCAATG AGCAATTAACAAGTGTAGCGAAGACAAACGTAATCCCCCTGGGCTCCTTCATGCCGATATGGGCGGCAGTGGAGCAAAAGTCCCATCAGCCCTTGCTACTGCTCATGGAGGAATGTGTGGCAGCCACTACACCAGAGCTGCAGCCTGGCAGCCAGGTTTACCCCATCATTAGCAATAAGGG GTGTCTTTTGGAAAGCATGAGGGGAAACGCTTTGTTCCTCCCTCGGTACCATTCGTCTGCAGTCATCCTTTACCAGCAGTCCTTCAAGTTTGGCCTCGGAGACGAG GTGTACATTCACTGTAAACTGGTTGCATGGGATCCTGAGGCTCTTGACGAAAGCAACAAAGCCTGCCATTATGTAAAGGAAAACGCAAG GTGGGAACTACTCGACGACCCCTTTCAGAGCTCCCTCTGTAGCTGCTGTGATTCAACCTGCAAGTCCCGCTCCAAAAGAGGAGTCG AATCCCACAGCTTTAGTCCCAATTCTGTGTTGGGACCCCTGATCATCGTGGATCCGTCTGACTCAAAGGCCCAGAACACATCAGAGGTGTCTGTTACTGCAGCCAACTCTCCGGTGTAA
- the nedd8l gene encoding NEDD8 ubiquitin like modifier, like isoform X1 gives MINICSGTTFPCGLTRTRPAQLALYTGSKFKSARQTLTGKEIEIDIEPTDKVERIKERVEEKEGIPPQQQRLIYSGKQMNDEKTAADYKIQGGSVLHLVLALRGGSTLHRPCIHLSSSS, from the exons ATGATCAACATCTGT agcGGAACCACTTTTCCGTGTGGTTTGACGCGGACACGTCCGGCGCAATTAGCGTTGTACACAGGAAGTAAATTCAAGTCTGCCAGACAA ACTCTCACTGGAAAAGAAATAGAGATCGACATTGAGCCCACAGACAAG GTGGAGCGAATTAAAGAAAGGGTGGAAGAGAAGGAAGGGATCCCCCCGCAGCAACAAAGACTTATCTACAGTGGAAAACAGAT GAATGATGAGAAGACAGCTGCAGACTACAAGATCCAGGGAGGTTCAGTGCTCCATCTTGTGTTGGCGCTAAGAGGCGGCTCAACGCTCCACAGGCCCTGCATACACCTCTCCTCCTCGTCATGA
- the nedd8l gene encoding NEDD8 ubiquitin like modifier, like isoform X2 translates to MLIKVKTLTGKEIEIDIEPTDKVERIKERVEEKEGIPPQQQRLIYSGKQMNDEKTAADYKIQGGSVLHLVLALRGGSTLHRPCIHLSSSS, encoded by the exons ATGCTGATCAAAGTAAAG ACTCTCACTGGAAAAGAAATAGAGATCGACATTGAGCCCACAGACAAG GTGGAGCGAATTAAAGAAAGGGTGGAAGAGAAGGAAGGGATCCCCCCGCAGCAACAAAGACTTATCTACAGTGGAAAACAGAT GAATGATGAGAAGACAGCTGCAGACTACAAGATCCAGGGAGGTTCAGTGCTCCATCTTGTGTTGGCGCTAAGAGGCGGCTCAACGCTCCACAGGCCCTGCATACACCTCTCCTCCTCGTCATGA
- the ap1g2 gene encoding AP-1 complex subunit gamma-like 2 has translation MSPSVPLQEMIRAIRSARTQCEERGVIQRECAAIRAQFRQSDNGGRSHNLAKLLYVHMLGYPAHFGQMECVRMIASPRYSEKRVGYLGAMMLLDEKQDASLLITNSIKNDLSHSNQYVQSLALCTLACMGSAEMCRDLAPEIDRLLRASNSYIKKKAALCAVHIVRKVHDLGELFAPAARSLLAEKNHGVLHGAVVLITELCKRNPETLERFRKTVPDLVQIMKGLVISGYSPEHDVAGVSDPFLQVRILRLLRILGRNNEVASDAMNDLLAQVATNTDSTKTVGNAVLYETVLTVLDIKSESGLRVLAVNILGRFLLNNDRNIRYIAMISLQKIVGTDHNAVQRHRGTIVDCLKDQDASVKRRALDLSLALVSASNVRSMMKELLVFLSSCPAELRAQAASGIFNAAERYAPSQRWHIDTILHVLTTAGGDVRDETVPNLIQLITNASELHCYTVHKLYRALVTDISQQSLVQVACWCIGEYGDLLLRGECQETEPVQVTEDNVLDALETVLQSHMSSPATRGFALTATMKMSTRITDNVDRIRSIVSIYGSCIDVELQQRAVEYNALFKKYDHMRAAVLERMPVIEKNSPGHTNGESTGEAIKDIQPAKVKQEEPLLPQHPANQVCDLLDLLGGSEETLQLSAAVGPGLPINTASTVGGDLLDLLGGLELPALTPAPTVPVYEKQGVTLTLSCEKQSDSGLTVTLTASNSTDSDISGFTLQAAVPKSVQLHMKAPSGDFLPARGTATVTQMVILNNPNKVNLKMRVRISYTSQGSAFQDTVQIDSFPGLSAAGH, from the exons atgtcTCCGTCAGTACCCCTGCAGGAGATGATCCGAGCCATCAGGTCAGCGAGGACACAGTGTGAGGAGCGGGGTGTCATCCAGAGGGAGTGTGCAGCCATCCGGGCACAGTTCAGACAATCGGACAATGGGGGGCGATCGCACAACCTGGCCAAGCTGCTCTACGTGCACATGTTGGGCTACCCCGCTCACTTTGGTCAG ATGGAGTGTGTTCGGATGATAGCCAGCCCTCGCTACAGCGAGAAGCGTGTCGGGTATCTGGGAGCCATGATGCTGCTGGATGAGAAGCAGGATGCCAGCTTGCTCATCACCAACTCCATCAAGAA tgaCCTTTCTCACAGTAACCAGTATGTGCAGTCTCTGGCTCTGTGCACACTGGCCTGTATGGGTTCAGCTGAGATGTGCAGAGATCTGGCACCAGAGATTGACAGGCTGCTCCGAGCCTCCAACTCCTACATAAAGAAGAAG GCTGCTCTGTGTGCTGTTCACATTGTGAGAAAAGTCCACGATCTGGGAGAGCTTTTTGCCCCCGCAGCGCGGTCCCTCCTTGCTGAGAAGAACCACG GTGTGTTACATGGTGCTGTGGTGCTCATCACTGAGCTGTGTAAGCGGAATCCAGAGACACTAGAGCGGTTCAGAAAA ACAGTGCCAGATCTGGTTCAGATCATGAAAGGTCTGGTCATATCGGGTTATTCCCCAGAGCACGACGTGGCAGGAGTCAGTGATCCCTTCCTACAG GTACGCATCTTGAGGTTGCTGAGAATTCTCGGTCGCAACAATGAGGTAGCCAGTGACGCTATGAACGACCTACTAGCTCAG GTAGCGACCAACACTGACAGCACTAAGACTGTGGGCAACGCCGTGTTGTATGAGACTGTTCTTACCGTGCTAGACATTAAGTCAGAGAGCGGCCTCAGG GTGCTGGCTGTGAACATCCTGGGAAGATTTCTCCTGAACAACGACAGGAACATTCG ATACATTGCCATGATCTCTCTTCAAAAGATTGTCGGGACAGACCACAATGCAGTGCAGCGCCACCGGGGAACCATAGTGGACTGCCTGAAGGACCAGGACGCATCTGTCAAGCG CCGTGCGTTGGATCTCTCCTTGGCGCTGGTGTCTGCCTCCAACGTCCGCTCCATGATGAAGGAGCTGCTcgtcttcctctcctcctgccccGCTGAGCTCAGGGCTCAAGCTGCCAGCGGCATATTCAACGCTGCTGAGCG gtATGCGCCCTCCCAGCGCTGGCACATTGACACCATCCTGCATGTCCTCACCACG GCAGGAGGCGACGTGAGAGATGAAACGGTGCCCAACTTGATCCAGCTTATCACCAACGCCTCAGAGCTGCACTGCTACACCGTCCACAAGCTCTACCGGGCTCTGGTCACTGAcatctctcag CAATCCCTGGTGCAGGTGGCGTGCTGGTGTATAGGAGAGTATGGAGACCTGCTGCTGAGAGGAGAGTGTCAGGAGACTGAGCCTGTTCAG GTCACCGAGGACAACGTCCTGGACGCCTTGGAAACGGTTCTGCAGTCCCACATGTCGTCCCCGGCGACCAGAGGCTTTGCTCTCACCGCCACCATGAAAATGAGCACACGTATCACTGATAATGTGGA TCGGATCAGAAGCATCGTCAGCATCTATGGCAGCTGTATCGATGTGGAgctccagcagagggcagttGAATACAATGCTCTGTTCAAAAAATATGACCACATGAG ggcAGCAGTGCTGGAGAGGATGCCCGTGATTGAGAAGAACTCCCCGGGTCATACCAACGGAGAGTCAACAGGGGAGGCCATCAAGGACATACAACCAGCCAAAGTCAAGCAGGAAGAGCCACTGCTGCCCCAACACCCTGCTAACCAG GTGTGCGATCTCTTGGACCTGCTGGGAGGCTCTGAGGagactctgcagctcagtgCAGCAGTAGGACCTGGCCTGCCCATCAACACAGCCAGCACTGTAGGAGGAGACCTACTGGATCTGCTGGGAGGGTTAGAGCTTCCAGCGCTCACACCAG CTCCGACAGTGCCGGTGTACGAGAAGCAGGGTGTGACTTTGACACTGAGTTGTGAAAAACAGTCAGATTCGGGCCTGACAGTCACATTAACAGCCTCCAACTCCACTGACTCTGACATCAGTGGATTCACCCTGCAGGCTGCAGTGCCCAAG AGTGTCCAGTTGCACATGAAGGCCCCTAGTGGGGACTTTCTTCCTGCACGAGGCACAGCTACGGTGACCCAGATGGTAATCCTCAACAACCCAAACAAG GTGAACCTGAAGATGAGGGTCCGCATATCTTACACCAGCCAAGGATCAGCCTTTCAGGATACAGTCCAGATTGACTCCTTCCCTGGACTCAGCGCTGCCGGCCACTGA